Proteins encoded in a region of the Magallana gigas chromosome 8, xbMagGiga1.1, whole genome shotgun sequence genome:
- the LOC117684734 gene encoding P2X purinoceptor 7-like: protein MTLEQCQNMLVQIATRSASFILDILEQSNPMPDTPQPPRPGVPSWCTCTRCRDMPTEEEKVCCRKTPENCTTLLPDFHVLCLDEAVLALARLYREDVLALPADENYNRANRHAAYRQFILWTYGKLGAGQRKVIPSCVVWKIRDKYPEPSGQYVGFHPGRLA from the exons ATGACGTTGGAACAATGTCAAAACATGCTGGTTCAAATAGCCACTAGATCCGCCAGCTTCATATTAGACATTTTGGAGCAATCAAATCCCATGCCTGACACACCACAGCCACCTCGACCTGGAGTTCCCTCTTGGTGCACTTGCACCAGGTGCAGAGATATGCCAACAGAGGAGGAAAAGGTCTGCTGCAGGAAGACTCCAGAAAACTGCACAACTCTCTTGCCT GATTTTCATGTGTTGTGCTTGGACGAAGCTGTTCTCGCCTTGGCCAGACTATACAGGGAAGATGTGTTAGCTCTCCCTGCTGATGAGAACTACAATAGGGCCAACAGGCATGCTGCCTACAGACAATTCATCTTGTGGACCTATGGAAAGCTTGGAGCAGGGCAGAGGAAGGTCATTCCAAGCTGTGTGGTGTGGAAAATTAGGGACAAATACCCAGAGCCTTCTGGACAATACGTCGGATTTCATCCTGGGAGACTTGCATAA